A single genomic interval of candidate division KSB1 bacterium harbors:
- the phoU gene encoding phosphate signaling complex protein PhoU translates to MPDYKRFEESLQRDISRISEKVIEMARRDEKAIQDAMSALMKYDRKLAYAVIFRDRLIDELETELDRLCLEFIVRHQPVAGHLRFVFSTIKIVNDLERIGDYAESIARQAVFLSSIEPLPKNEKYIDKFFELVNLCVPMLQQSIQAYEQRDAQLARKMMAFESQADAIRSAINSLLLELEQQGEIPLEALNSLLTIARRLERTTDQAKNICEEIVYMTTGEVVKHLGADQFRILFVDEDNSCYSQMAEGIARSLKLPNFSFSSVAYKQAKPIDARLIQFMAEKGIDISHQTSKTIADIPSIEYYEVMIALTPDIHDILPPTATRTIKLFWPVTATHKSSLDDRRIICQFERSFQYLKDQIEELVHVMVGENDVLPKN, encoded by the coding sequence AGCGTTTTGAGGAATCATTGCAACGGGATATTTCCCGTATTTCTGAAAAAGTGATCGAGATGGCGAGACGGGACGAAAAGGCCATCCAAGATGCCATGAGTGCGCTGATGAAATACGATCGCAAACTGGCCTATGCTGTGATTTTCCGAGATCGGTTGATCGATGAGTTAGAGACCGAGCTGGATCGACTCTGCCTGGAGTTTATCGTCCGGCATCAGCCGGTCGCTGGGCATTTGCGGTTCGTTTTTTCGACCATTAAAATCGTCAATGATTTGGAACGGATCGGTGACTATGCGGAGAGCATCGCTCGGCAAGCAGTATTTCTTAGCTCGATTGAGCCATTACCAAAAAACGAAAAATACATTGATAAATTTTTTGAGTTGGTGAATCTTTGTGTTCCCATGTTACAGCAGTCGATTCAGGCCTACGAGCAACGCGACGCGCAACTGGCGCGGAAAATGATGGCATTTGAAAGTCAGGCCGATGCAATTCGCTCCGCAATCAATTCGCTGTTATTAGAGTTGGAGCAGCAAGGCGAAATTCCGTTGGAGGCATTAAACTCGCTGCTTACCATCGCCCGGAGATTGGAGCGCACTACCGATCAAGCAAAAAATATTTGCGAGGAAATAGTCTACATGACGACTGGGGAGGTAGTCAAACATTTGGGAGCTGATCAATTCAGAATCCTATTTGTGGATGAGGATAATAGCTGCTATAGTCAAATGGCGGAAGGAATTGCTAGATCCCTGAAATTGCCCAATTTCAGCTTTAGCAGCGTTGCTTACAAACAGGCGAAGCCGATTGACGCTCGCTTAATCCAGTTCATGGCTGAAAAGGGCATCGATATCTCCCATCAAACTTCAAAAACCATAGCTGATATCCCTAGTATCGAATATTATGAGGTCATGATTGCCCTAACACCCGATATTCATGACATTCTACCTCCTACGGCCACCCGAACGATCAAGCTCTTTTGGCCAGTCACCGCGACTCACAAATCAAGTTTGGACGATCGAAGGATCATCTGTCAATTTGAGAGGTCGTTTCAGTACTTGAAAGACCAAATAGAAGAACTGGTTCATGTGATGGTCGGAGAAAACGATGTTTTGCCCAAGAACTAG